One window of Quercus robur chromosome 5, dhQueRobu3.1, whole genome shotgun sequence genomic DNA carries:
- the LOC126725231 gene encoding putative UDP-rhamnose:rhamnosyltransferase 1: MARDHLHVVMLPWSAFGHLIPFFQLSIALAKSGIHVSFVSTPRNIQRLPKVPPSLATLITLVEFPLPKLDNDLLPEGSEATVDVPVDKVEYLKLAYDRLQCPVNQFVAEQLPDWIIADFSAHWAVEISQNHNVGLVYFSVFSAATIVFFGKPPNYFYVGDQKQAWPSPESLTTPPEWLSFPSSVAFRGYEAVGFHVGLYTENVSGISDAARVTKVLRACKAVAIRSCREFEGEFLSLHEKLMGKPVIPIGLLPPERHVKTEANDSSWKMIFEWLDKQEPKSVLFVGFGSECQLSKEQVYEIAYGLQLSQVPFLWALRKPIWAIDDEDSLPSGFIDNTSGRGMVCMGWVPQKEILAHPSIGGSLFHSGWGSAIEMLQFGHCLVVLPFIYDQPVNARVLVEKDLAVEVEREEDGSFSRDGIAKAVRLAMVLEEGDKLRVRARDAAAIFGDENLHQVYYIGHFVEYLNLGDSDKI, translated from the coding sequence atggccagAGATCATCTCCACGTAGTTATGCTGCCTTGGTCAGCCTTTGGCCATCTTATACCGTTTTTTCAGCTCTCCATTGCCTTAGCTAAATCCGGAATTCACGTTTCCTTTGTATCAACCCCAAGAAACATCCAAAGACTCCCCAAAGTTCCTCCAAGTTTGGCAACTCTCATAACTCTGGTGGAGTTTCCATTGCCCAAACTAGACAATGATCTCTTGCCCGAAGGTTCTGAGGCCACTGTAGACGTTCCAGTTGACAAAGTTGAGTACTTAAAGCTTGCATATGATCGCCTCCAATGCCCTGTTAACCAGTTCGTCGCTGAGCAATTACCGGACTGGATTATAGCTGATTTTTCTGCTCATTGGGCTGTTGAAATTTCCCAAAATCATAATGTCGGGTTGGTGTACTTCTCTGTCTTCTCTGCTGCTACCATTGTTTTCTTTGGGAAGCCACCAAATTATTTTTACGTAGGTGACCAAAAGCAAGCTTGGCCATCACCAGAGAGTCTTACAACTCCGCCAGAGTGGCTTAGTTTTCCGTCCTCTGTTGCATTCCGAGGGTATGAAGCGGTTGGGTTTCATGTGGGTCTATATACAGAAAATGTTTCGGGGATAAGTGATGCTGCGAGGGTGACGAAAGTTCTCCGTGCATGTAAAGCAGTGGCTATTCGTAGTTGCAGGGAGTTTGAAGGTGAGTTCTTGAGTTTACACGAAAAATTGATGGGAAAGCCTGTGATTCCCATAGGTTTACTTCCTCCAGAAAGACATGTAAAGACCGAAGCGAATGATAGCTCATGGAAAATGATATTTGAATGGCTTGATAAACAAGAACCCAAGTCAGTTTTGTTTGTAGGGTTTGGCAGTGAGTGTCAGCTGAGCAAAGAACAGGTTTATGAGATTGCTTATGGACTACAGCTTTCTCAAGTGCCATTTTTGTGGGCGTTGAGGAAACCTATTTGGGCTATTGACGATGAAGACTCTTTGCCATCGGGTTTTATTGACAACACGTCTGGCAGAGGAATGGTATGTATGGGATGGGTGCCTCAGAAGGAAATTCTAGCGCACCCATCAATTGGGGGATCATTGTTCCACTCTGGGTGGGGATCTGCAATTGAGATGTTACAATTTGGTCATTGCCTTGTTGTGTTGCCATTTATCTATGACCAGCCTGTGAATGCAAGGGTTTTGGTAGAAAAGGATCTAGCTGTAGAAGTTGAACGAGAAGAGGACGGATCGTTTAGCAGGGATGGGATAGCCAAGGCTGTGAGACTGGCCATGGTGTTAGAAGAAGGAGATAAATTAAGAGTTCGTGCAAGAGATGCCGCTGCGATATTTGGAGATGAGAATTTGCATCAAGTATACTACATTGGTCACTTTGTTGAGTATTTAAATCTTGGGGACAGTGACAAAATATGA